A region from the Sutcliffiella horikoshii genome encodes:
- a CDS encoding HAAS signaling domain-containing protein, translating to MKLIELYIQEVTRRLPERQREDIGLELRSTIEDMLPDDPQEEEVKAVLSELGHPAKLASGFLDKPMHLIGPRFFDVYVSLLKLIIPIAMIFSFLAVTFSHVFSYNGEGEVISSLLSIIGDATWNSLGAGMQTFFWITVTFAILERYDTSNKTNPITSKWKEWTPEDLKDVPYIPKEKAITKVELFGSLIWTAIWVAGYFNANNLLGIYEKGEEGLTLVTPLFNQSQLISFWPLVMLVIFLELGLVAYKWKLGQWTTKLALANAVVHMGSLAVFILVFSNTTVFNPAFFDYFQERFGFTHQLNLVFWFAVLIFLVSSVSDIYQGIKKGRR from the coding sequence ATGAAACTGATTGAGTTATATATTCAGGAGGTGACAAGGAGGCTGCCTGAACGCCAGCGGGAGGATATTGGACTTGAATTGCGATCCACCATTGAGGATATGTTGCCGGATGACCCTCAGGAGGAAGAGGTAAAAGCAGTATTGTCCGAGCTTGGGCATCCGGCTAAACTTGCCAGCGGCTTTCTGGATAAGCCAATGCATTTGATAGGGCCTCGATTTTTTGATGTGTATGTAAGTTTATTAAAGTTGATCATTCCAATTGCGATGATTTTTTCCTTTTTAGCAGTGACATTCAGCCATGTTTTTTCCTACAACGGAGAAGGAGAAGTGATTTCGTCCTTATTGAGTATCATAGGAGATGCAACTTGGAACAGTTTAGGGGCAGGAATGCAGACATTTTTCTGGATAACGGTCACATTTGCCATTTTAGAAAGATACGACACCTCCAATAAAACTAATCCCATTACATCCAAATGGAAAGAATGGACACCTGAAGACCTTAAGGATGTCCCATATATTCCTAAGGAAAAAGCTATCACAAAAGTTGAACTGTTCGGCAGTTTAATTTGGACGGCCATTTGGGTAGCAGGGTATTTTAACGCCAATAATCTGCTGGGAATCTATGAAAAAGGGGAAGAAGGTCTGACCCTTGTCACACCACTTTTCAACCAATCACAGTTAATTTCTTTCTGGCCACTGGTTATGTTGGTAATCTTTTTGGAGCTTGGATTGGTGGCGTATAAATGGAAACTTGGTCAGTGGACAACGAAGCTTGCATTGGCAAATGCCGTCGTCCATATGGGATCCCTGGCAGTATTCATCCTTGTGTTCAGCAACACAACTGTATTCAATCCAGCGTTCTTCGACTATTTTCAGGAGAGGTTTGGCTTTACGCACCAGCTGAATTTGGTTTTCTGGTTCGCGGTATTGATATTCCTCGTTTCTTCGGTATCGGATATTTATCAAGGAATTAAAAAAGGAAGACGTTGA
- a CDS encoding STAS domain-containing protein: MNVKFVSNGEVTSYLKDHKDEFEATLLSEAVNVASKINDILQKGNIDLLKNAQTLIQRVVEQKETEVIAFAEQEGVAWAKHSDSLTLSFKLEWVQAIRRTLWKYLNKYIEERGEFLSQDDFFEMEKKINNNIDFFLNSFFLSYSHYKDELISSQRQLVEHLSVPIIPVSSTVAVLPLIGHVDDYRIRIIEEKALMEISNLKLQTLVLDLSGVTTMEQSVISKFEDILTGVSMMGCKAVLTGLRAELVRKMVSMGVTFHQHAETHGTLQQTLRKYLVAQEV; encoded by the coding sequence ATGAATGTGAAATTTGTCAGCAACGGAGAGGTTACCAGTTACCTAAAGGATCATAAGGATGAGTTCGAGGCTACTCTGCTGTCAGAGGCTGTAAATGTCGCATCGAAAATCAATGATATTTTGCAAAAGGGAAATATCGATCTTCTTAAAAATGCTCAAACCTTGATTCAACGAGTGGTGGAGCAGAAAGAGACGGAAGTTATTGCTTTTGCTGAACAGGAGGGGGTTGCGTGGGCGAAACACTCCGATTCCCTTACGTTATCGTTTAAGCTTGAGTGGGTTCAAGCAATCAGAAGAACCTTGTGGAAATACTTAAATAAATATATTGAGGAAAGAGGGGAGTTTCTTTCTCAAGATGATTTCTTTGAAATGGAGAAAAAAATTAATAACAATATCGACTTCTTTTTAAATAGCTTTTTCCTTAGTTATTCCCATTATAAGGACGAGTTGATTAGCTCTCAAAGGCAATTGGTGGAGCATTTATCTGTTCCTATTATCCCAGTTAGTTCTACTGTTGCGGTCTTGCCTCTGATTGGACATGTGGATGATTATCGCATTCGCATCATTGAAGAGAAGGCTTTGATGGAGATTTCGAACTTGAAGTTACAGACACTTGTTTTAGACCTCTCTGGTGTGACTACTATGGAGCAGAGCGTTATTTCAAAATTTGAGGATATTCTGACTGGGGTTTCGATGATGGGTTGCAAGGCGGTTCTTACTGGTTTGCGTGCGGAGCTTGTGAGGAAGATGGTCAGCATGGGAGTGACGTTCCATCAGCATGCAGAGACACATGGTACGTTGCAGCAGACGTTGCGGAAGTATCTTGTTGCGCAGGAAGTTTAA
- a CDS encoding helix-turn-helix domain-containing protein yields the protein MIVGEIIRFYRERAGLTQSQLGEGICTTTHVSKIERGKTAFSEEIIALFSERLNIDIQEELAYLQKVKKLLRDWHNAIILRREKEIEQLKERLEESTIVQASKYAARYQLLIARYHLFRNELESAFEIISKVEKDYPNMLAFDYNLYLHVKGIYYLASFNSEDHQKAISVLNQIDLKEYGNKEYYFHLGTAYYLIDSKVMSFFYVDKALRHFQETNNYMQANRAEALMLLQLSGDLYSDFHYIVGRYKDLISNCEQYGLEENKGLLMNNLGYEYYSRGFFEEAKSYFEEALALADENSNSYLVRLYNFVDSCMEGKLAKKRVLQRLIKEGANKAKERGNTLHITLFKLLKFRVEEPLMKRYGKLLFLHYVGSNKHEKATEVSLYI from the coding sequence ATGATAGTGGGGGAAATTATCAGGTTTTATCGAGAACGAGCTGGGCTAACACAATCTCAATTAGGAGAAGGAATTTGTACGACGACGCACGTGAGTAAAATTGAACGGGGAAAAACAGCTTTTTCCGAGGAGATTATTGCTTTATTTTCCGAGAGGTTGAATATTGATATACAGGAAGAGTTGGCCTATCTGCAAAAGGTTAAAAAACTTCTGCGTGATTGGCATAATGCGATAATTTTGCGTAGGGAAAAGGAGATTGAGCAGTTAAAAGAAAGGCTTGAAGAGTCAACCATTGTCCAAGCCTCTAAGTATGCTGCGCGCTATCAACTATTGATTGCAAGGTATCATTTGTTCCGAAATGAATTGGAGTCTGCATTCGAGATTATTAGTAAAGTAGAAAAAGATTACCCCAATATGTTGGCCTTTGATTATAATTTATATCTTCATGTGAAGGGGATTTATTATCTGGCTTCCTTTAATAGCGAAGACCATCAAAAAGCAATCAGTGTGTTAAATCAGATTGATCTGAAGGAGTATGGGAATAAAGAGTATTATTTTCATCTTGGAACTGCCTACTATTTAATTGATTCCAAGGTGATGTCTTTCTTTTATGTAGATAAGGCTTTGCGGCACTTTCAGGAAACGAATAATTATATGCAAGCGAATAGAGCGGAAGCGTTAATGCTGTTACAGTTGAGTGGAGATTTGTATAGTGATTTTCATTATATTGTAGGAAGATATAAGGATTTGATCAGCAATTGTGAACAATACGGGTTGGAGGAAAATAAAGGCCTGTTGATGAATAACCTTGGCTATGAATATTACAGTAGAGGATTTTTTGAAGAGGCCAAGTCTTACTTTGAAGAAGCACTGGCACTTGCGGACGAAAATTCAAACAGTTATTTGGTTAGGCTGTATAACTTCGTAGATAGTTGTATGGAGGGGAAACTTGCTAAAAAGCGTGTTCTTCAGCGACTCATTAAGGAGGGGGCGAACAAAGCAAAAGAAAGAGGGAACACTTTACATATCACCTTGTTTAAGTTATTGAAATTTCGTGTGGAAGAGCCATTGATGAAACGGTATGGAAAGCTATTATTTCTTCACTATGTAGGAAGCAATAAACACGAAAAGGCAACGGAAGTATCCTTGTATATATAG
- a CDS encoding TasA family protein, which translates to MSFTKTVSKGLLTAALGFSLIGGGTYAYFSDTVVTNNTFAVGTLDLSVNPETIVNVPNLKPGDEIIREFDVTNNGTLDISKILLETNYTVNDAQLNGAANTEDLGHHIKVTILYNQANASVQVAEMTLHELQNETPDLTAIDNFVGGGQRPDGLKPGETDKIIAYFEFVDNGEDQNEFQGDSLELEWKFNAHQTEGSEQ; encoded by the coding sequence ATGAGCTTTACGAAAACGGTAAGCAAAGGACTTTTAACGGCAGCATTAGGTTTTTCTTTAATTGGCGGGGGTACATATGCGTATTTCAGCGACACTGTAGTAACAAACAATACATTTGCAGTAGGAACATTGGACTTATCTGTTAATCCGGAAACTATTGTCAACGTTCCTAACTTGAAACCTGGCGATGAAATTATCCGTGAGTTTGACGTGACGAACAATGGTACCTTGGACATCTCTAAAATTTTATTAGAAACAAACTACACAGTAAATGATGCTCAATTAAATGGGGCGGCTAATACTGAGGATCTTGGCCATCATATTAAAGTAACCATTCTTTATAACCAAGCAAATGCAAGCGTACAAGTAGCCGAAATGACTCTTCATGAACTTCAAAATGAAACACCAGACTTAACAGCAATCGATAATTTCGTCGGTGGCGGCCAACGTCCAGACGGATTGAAACCAGGAGAAACAGACAAGATCATTGCCTACTTTGAATTTGTGGATAACGGCGAAGACCAAAATGAATTCCAAGGCGACTCCCTAGAACTAGAATGGAAATTTAATGCCCACCAAACAGAGGGCAGTGAACAATAA
- the sipW gene encoding signal peptidase I SipW, producing MQLLWKLSKLVSILLFCTLFFIVLSAKASGGEPTILGHQLKVVLSGSMEPTFMTGSIILMEKTTPSSTFKKNDVITFRSEDILITHRIIDVKEVNGKEIYQTKGDNNNAPDPVYATQEQIVGKYADFTIPYIGFLVNLASTKEGSAFLLVVPGILLVASAGLSIVRALREFEKAKTA from the coding sequence CTGCAACTGTTATGGAAGCTGTCAAAACTAGTTTCTATACTACTATTTTGCACCCTATTCTTTATTGTCCTTTCCGCCAAAGCATCTGGCGGGGAGCCGACCATTCTAGGTCACCAGCTGAAAGTAGTGCTATCTGGTTCCATGGAACCGACCTTTATGACAGGATCCATCATCCTTATGGAGAAGACAACCCCTTCTTCCACTTTTAAAAAGAATGATGTGATCACGTTTCGCTCTGAAGACATCCTTATCACCCACAGAATCATAGATGTCAAGGAAGTGAATGGCAAAGAGATCTATCAAACAAAAGGGGATAATAACAATGCTCCAGACCCTGTCTATGCTACCCAGGAACAGATTGTAGGAAAGTACGCTGATTTTACGATTCCTTATATCGGTTTCCTAGTAAATCTAGCTAGTACGAAAGAAGGTTCCGCTTTTCTATTAGTCGTCCCTGGAATTTTGCTGGTAGCCTCTGCTGGACTTTCTATCGTCCGTGCACTGCGAGAATTTGAGAAGGCAAAGACAGCCTGA
- a CDS encoding M4 family metallopeptidase: MKRNHLKKKVVPAVLAASIAFAGLALPAKNVLANEEVVRIQQQLMEAPTGLSKQEILYSFLESQVTPAGKTKSSGVNVTQQFSIIEEKADSKTNTYHFKTQEMYQGIPVYASQQTIALDKDNNVISFIGDVNKDLSRTSIPTEPSLTTEEAETVAKESIEAQIGEVSAYDGVESELIIYPSDAGKRLAYLVKASTSIPAPGYFHYFVDATSGEILHNFDAVAALTPALEEDENAKFTPLADGGTAPAPRALPIEYVDVTAKGMDIFGKLHTFNAVKEASSNKHFLFDDSRGNGVHTFKANRMPETTFILLSAFLGLQGFEVESTRNFFYDPAAVSAHVNASKTFDYFKNVHGRNSLDNKGMKLVSTVHIGDKWNNAAWNGKQMLYGDGDGQRMISLSGGLDVIAHEMTHGVITNTANLTYENESGAINESIADIFGAFAENKTGEGLWLLGEDIWTPGIQGDALRSMSDPGSVYIGGYTEDGYYPDHYDKRYLGELDRGGVHINSSINNKAAQLITDGGTHYDVTVNGIGKAKTEKIFYRALTLYLTPSSGFAEMRQAAIQAARDLHPDRNGAPSLEVQAVMAAYDAVGVH, encoded by the coding sequence TTGAAGAGAAATCATTTAAAGAAGAAAGTGGTTCCTGCAGTTCTGGCAGCATCCATCGCTTTTGCTGGACTAGCTCTACCGGCAAAGAATGTGTTAGCGAATGAAGAGGTAGTAAGGATTCAACAGCAGCTGATGGAAGCACCGACAGGTCTAAGCAAACAAGAGATCCTGTACTCCTTCTTGGAATCGCAAGTCACTCCTGCGGGGAAAACTAAATCCTCCGGTGTAAATGTGACACAGCAATTCTCTATTATTGAAGAAAAAGCAGACAGTAAAACGAATACGTACCATTTTAAAACACAGGAAATGTATCAAGGGATTCCTGTATATGCTTCCCAACAGACGATCGCCTTGGATAAAGACAACAATGTTATTTCCTTTATCGGAGACGTTAATAAGGATCTGTCCCGTACTAGCATTCCAACAGAGCCGTCGTTAACAACAGAAGAGGCGGAAACGGTGGCAAAAGAGAGCATTGAAGCGCAAATTGGAGAGGTATCTGCCTATGATGGAGTAGAGTCAGAACTGATAATCTACCCGTCAGACGCTGGAAAACGTTTGGCATACTTAGTGAAGGCTTCTACCTCCATTCCGGCACCAGGTTATTTCCATTACTTTGTGGATGCAACAAGTGGAGAGATTCTGCACAACTTTGACGCAGTGGCAGCATTGACTCCTGCTTTAGAGGAAGATGAAAATGCGAAATTCACACCGCTAGCAGATGGGGGAACAGCTCCAGCTCCACGTGCACTGCCAATTGAATACGTGGATGTTACAGCAAAAGGGATGGACATCTTCGGAAAGCTTCATACGTTTAATGCGGTCAAAGAAGCGAGTTCTAACAAACATTTCCTATTCGACGATTCTCGTGGAAATGGTGTTCACACGTTCAAAGCGAATAGAATGCCTGAAACAACCTTTATTCTACTTTCTGCCTTTTTGGGGTTACAAGGATTTGAAGTGGAAAGTACTAGAAACTTCTTCTATGATCCTGCAGCGGTTTCGGCCCATGTTAATGCATCCAAAACATTTGATTATTTTAAAAATGTCCATGGCAGAAACTCTCTTGATAATAAAGGGATGAAACTTGTTTCGACAGTACATATCGGGGACAAGTGGAACAATGCAGCGTGGAATGGCAAACAGATGCTTTACGGAGATGGGGATGGACAACGCATGATTTCCCTATCCGGTGGACTTGATGTTATCGCACATGAAATGACACACGGCGTCATCACAAATACTGCGAACCTTACTTATGAAAATGAATCCGGTGCTATCAACGAGTCCATTGCAGACATCTTCGGTGCTTTTGCGGAAAATAAAACAGGGGAAGGCTTGTGGTTGCTAGGAGAGGATATTTGGACCCCGGGAATTCAAGGGGATGCCCTGCGATCCATGAGTGACCCGGGTTCTGTTTATATTGGTGGTTACACTGAAGACGGGTACTACCCAGATCATTATGATAAGCGTTACTTAGGAGAGCTGGATAGAGGCGGGGTTCATATCAACTCCAGTATCAACAATAAAGCCGCACAACTTATCACAGACGGCGGTACCCATTATGATGTAACGGTAAATGGGATCGGAAAAGCGAAGACAGAAAAGATTTTCTACCGTGCTCTAACACTTTACCTAACACCATCATCTGGCTTTGCGGAAATGCGTCAAGCGGCTATTCAGGCTGCAAGAGATCTTCATCCTGACAGAAACGGTGCACCATCATTAGAAGTTCAAGCGGTTATGGCAGCATATGATGCGGTTGGAGTTCATTAA
- a CDS encoding MMPL family transporter, whose amino-acid sequence MKRIAKYASHRKGVWVILLAWIILTGALSAAPSVNDYKINTGENDLPKEAQSVVASEKFDTYFPDDNGLFALLVFHNEEGWNTQSFTEVDEVSKWVKEDSTLETIQSAVPFHQFPEQVKGDFLSEDGTTLVLPLFLKDNLEMDEVNDTVQSIETFTETALTSGTMVITGPAGIASDTIAIFSNADLVLLFSTIALVLILLIVIYRSPLLAIIPLVAVAFVYQVVDRVLGLLAKNEVFTVEAQSISIVMILLFGATVDYSLFVFSRFREELRKQEDKHEAMHKAVRGIAEPLIFSGGTVFAAMLVLLLADFGPYHSFAPVFTITIAIVLVAGLTLIPALFTIFGRRAFWPFIPKVGEETLEKNRFWGKVGGFVTKKPVLAGGLVLVFLLLNASQLLNANYSYNIIQSFPEEMKSRIGFEQLEEKFPAGELAPVNVLVEKESGFTFSSSELDAIEALNERFIGTNGVSSTTLPEKEIVATGGREGSRILSEDGKAVKFDIILTMNPYEEEAMDQLDKLNESKEDILRDSGLDTEEYNIYFAGETATSTDIRSTNDRDTIMIVVAVTIVIFGMLIFHTRSLVAPVYMMVTILLSYASALGLSWWIFDTFFGFEGMSYRIPLYAFVFLVALGVDYNIMLISRIKEENRYFSIKEATRRGVALTGGVISSAGVILAATFGVLMTQPILELFMFGFIVCIGILMDAFLIRGMLVPAIVTLVNNWNWWPSKIIEQKSQKERE is encoded by the coding sequence ATGAAAAGAATAGCAAAATACGCATCTCACAGGAAAGGAGTCTGGGTGATTTTGCTTGCTTGGATCATCCTTACCGGTGCTTTGAGCGCAGCCCCATCTGTCAATGACTACAAGATCAACACGGGAGAGAATGATCTGCCTAAAGAGGCACAATCCGTTGTGGCAAGTGAAAAATTTGATACTTACTTTCCAGATGATAACGGTCTGTTCGCATTACTTGTATTTCATAACGAAGAGGGATGGAATACGCAAAGTTTCACAGAGGTGGATGAAGTCAGCAAATGGGTTAAGGAAGATTCCACACTGGAAACCATTCAATCTGCCGTTCCATTCCATCAATTTCCTGAACAGGTGAAAGGCGATTTCTTATCGGAAGATGGGACAACCCTTGTTCTCCCTTTATTTTTAAAAGATAATCTGGAAATGGATGAGGTCAATGATACCGTTCAATCCATTGAAACATTTACCGAGACCGCATTAACCAGCGGAACGATGGTGATAACCGGACCTGCGGGAATCGCTTCTGATACCATTGCCATTTTTTCCAATGCCGATCTCGTTTTATTATTCTCAACCATTGCATTAGTGCTTATTTTACTGATTGTAATATATCGTTCCCCATTGCTTGCGATCATACCATTAGTGGCTGTCGCTTTTGTCTACCAGGTTGTAGATCGCGTGCTCGGACTTTTAGCGAAAAATGAAGTGTTCACCGTGGAAGCACAGTCCATCTCTATCGTGATGATACTATTATTCGGAGCAACGGTGGACTACAGTCTTTTCGTTTTTTCCAGGTTCCGTGAAGAGTTGAGGAAACAGGAGGACAAACATGAAGCAATGCATAAAGCGGTACGCGGGATTGCAGAGCCTCTTATTTTTTCAGGCGGAACCGTTTTTGCAGCCATGCTTGTATTGTTATTGGCAGACTTTGGGCCGTACCATAGCTTTGCACCTGTATTCACGATTACCATTGCCATCGTATTAGTAGCAGGACTTACCTTGATTCCCGCACTTTTCACTATATTCGGCCGCAGAGCTTTCTGGCCGTTCATCCCTAAAGTAGGGGAAGAAACATTAGAGAAGAACCGTTTCTGGGGGAAAGTCGGCGGGTTTGTCACAAAAAAACCTGTCCTTGCAGGAGGGCTTGTACTAGTCTTTTTACTTTTGAATGCTTCCCAATTGTTGAACGCCAACTATTCCTATAATATTATCCAGTCTTTCCCGGAGGAGATGAAATCCAGGATTGGCTTTGAACAACTCGAGGAAAAATTCCCAGCCGGCGAACTCGCTCCTGTAAATGTGTTGGTGGAAAAGGAGTCCGGTTTCACTTTTTCTAGCAGTGAACTTGATGCGATAGAAGCACTGAACGAACGGTTCATTGGCACGAATGGTGTTTCCAGTACCACGCTTCCCGAAAAAGAAATCGTGGCTACAGGAGGCAGAGAAGGAAGTCGCATTCTAAGTGAAGATGGCAAAGCAGTGAAGTTTGACATCATCTTAACAATGAATCCTTATGAAGAAGAAGCAATGGACCAACTAGATAAATTAAACGAGTCAAAAGAAGATATATTGAGAGATAGCGGGTTGGACACGGAGGAATATAACATCTATTTTGCCGGGGAAACCGCTACATCTACTGATATACGGTCCACTAATGACCGTGATACAATAATGATAGTAGTCGCTGTAACCATTGTTATATTCGGGATGTTGATTTTCCATACACGCTCATTGGTAGCGCCAGTTTACATGATGGTCACTATATTGCTATCCTATGCTTCTGCACTTGGCTTAAGTTGGTGGATTTTTGACACATTCTTTGGCTTTGAGGGGATGAGTTATCGCATTCCGCTTTACGCATTTGTTTTCCTTGTAGCACTTGGAGTCGATTACAATATTATGCTCATATCAAGAATCAAGGAAGAGAATCGCTACTTCTCCATCAAAGAAGCGACAAGACGCGGTGTGGCGTTGACAGGTGGGGTTATTTCTTCTGCAGGTGTCATTCTTGCCGCAACATTTGGCGTGTTGATGACACAACCTATTCTTGAGCTATTTATGTTTGGATTTATTGTTTGCATAGGTATATTAATGGACGCCTTTCTCATACGTGGCATGCTGGTACCGGCAATCGTGACACTAGTAAACAATTGGAACTGGTGGCCTTCAAAAATCATAGAACAAAAAAGTCAAAAGGAGAGAGAATAA
- a CDS encoding response regulator transcription factor, which produces MKILIVEDDINIRSIIQMYMSKQGYETVLAVNGEEALELYYEKNPDCIILDLMLPEMDGWEVCKLIRLDDPIIPIIMLTGKGESYDIVKGLELGADDYIVKPFDPNELTARVKAALRRVTQVHQQREIIHLKDFMLNLHEFRLLIGNREVKLAPKELELLYYFAYHHNQVLSKQQLLDKIWGYDFDGDPRTIDVHIKRVRDKLSSSGSAWFITTIRGVGYRFEEKLHE; this is translated from the coding sequence ATGAAAATATTAATAGTAGAAGATGATATTAATATAAGGTCCATCATTCAGATGTACATGTCTAAACAGGGGTATGAAACCGTTCTGGCAGTAAATGGCGAAGAAGCATTGGAGTTATATTATGAAAAAAATCCGGATTGTATCATTCTCGATCTTATGTTGCCCGAAATGGACGGTTGGGAAGTATGCAAACTGATTCGTCTAGATGACCCGATTATTCCCATCATCATGTTAACGGGAAAAGGGGAAAGCTACGATATCGTAAAAGGACTGGAGCTTGGGGCAGATGATTACATCGTCAAACCTTTTGATCCCAATGAATTGACGGCAAGAGTAAAAGCGGCATTAAGACGAGTGACACAAGTCCATCAGCAAAGGGAAATCATTCATTTAAAAGATTTCATGCTTAACCTGCATGAATTCAGGTTGCTTATCGGTAATAGGGAAGTAAAACTAGCCCCAAAGGAACTGGAATTGCTCTATTATTTCGCCTATCATCACAATCAAGTCCTATCTAAGCAACAGTTATTGGACAAGATTTGGGGATATGATTTTGATGGAGATCCGCGAACGATTGATGTCCATATTAAGCGGGTCAGGGACAAACTATCTTCTAGTGGTTCTGCCTGGTTCATTACGACTATCCGCGGTGTAGGCTATCGATTTGAGGAGAAGCTTCATGAATAA
- a CDS encoding sensor histidine kinase, translating into MNKIFYKLFFIYALIISSLFIIFGLIFLYLFHVDLYEDFEETYTHQQQQITELLTASEEFGWAEEETMTALKPMLVEKAFHVYLFGENGNRLFKGVSFEREEIDRGLLEKAKSGEYVAKGGWTNGDLSYVIASPINGEVIMVMVFHDLSHAYQQVLYMILLTFTITIAIAGIIIWFLSAKITAPLRDMNEIALNYAKGDFSQSVQIASKDEIGQLGETFNHMAAELNSLEETRKAFIANVSHDLRTPLTSIKGFLIALLDDTIPADQRKEFYLLMKDETERVIKLVNDTLDMSQLEAGQVPLKPTSYNLTKQLQLIAVKLEPHLASKEMEIQIIPDNQEIMVVADRDRIEQALINLLQNAIQVSANHQDIQVFLEKKAEEVDIRVMDHGEGISEENLERIWERFYKTDKARAGKTGIGIGLSIVKSIMDLHGSTIKVESKVGEGTVFSFALPLMKQESDYEREG; encoded by the coding sequence ATGAATAAAATATTTTATAAACTATTCTTTATTTATGCTCTGATCATCTCGAGTTTGTTTATCATCTTTGGGCTTATCTTTTTGTATCTGTTTCATGTTGATCTTTATGAGGATTTTGAAGAAACCTATACCCATCAGCAACAACAGATTACCGAGTTGCTCACAGCAAGCGAAGAGTTTGGGTGGGCGGAAGAAGAGACTATGACCGCTCTTAAACCGATGTTAGTTGAAAAAGCCTTCCATGTCTATCTATTCGGTGAGAATGGGAATAGGCTCTTTAAGGGTGTGTCCTTTGAACGTGAGGAGATAGACAGGGGACTATTGGAAAAAGCGAAGTCAGGAGAGTATGTTGCAAAAGGTGGTTGGACTAATGGTGATTTAAGTTATGTAATTGCTTCGCCAATTAATGGGGAAGTAATCATGGTGATGGTCTTTCATGATTTAAGCCATGCCTACCAGCAGGTTTTATATATGATCCTGCTTACTTTTACCATCACCATTGCCATTGCTGGAATCATCATTTGGTTTCTTTCTGCCAAAATAACTGCCCCCTTAAGGGATATGAACGAAATCGCTTTAAACTATGCAAAAGGAGACTTCTCTCAATCTGTACAGATAGCGTCTAAAGACGAAATTGGTCAACTTGGAGAAACCTTTAATCATATGGCAGCAGAGCTGAATTCTTTGGAGGAAACGAGAAAAGCTTTTATTGCTAACGTTTCCCATGATTTACGGACACCACTCACTTCTATTAAAGGATTTTTGATTGCCCTGTTGGATGATACGATTCCAGCCGATCAACGAAAAGAATTTTACCTATTGATGAAGGATGAAACAGAGCGTGTCATCAAGCTTGTCAATGATACCCTTGATATGTCGCAGTTGGAGGCAGGTCAAGTGCCGTTAAAGCCTACTTCTTATAATTTGACGAAGCAGCTGCAGTTGATTGCTGTGAAACTTGAACCGCATCTTGCCAGTAAAGAAATGGAGATACAGATTATTCCTGACAATCAGGAAATCATGGTGGTTGCTGACAGAGACCGAATCGAACAGGCACTCATCAACCTTTTACAAAACGCTATTCAGGTGTCAGCAAATCATCAGGACATTCAAGTGTTTTTGGAAAAGAAGGCAGAGGAGGTTGATATAAGAGTAATGGATCACGGTGAAGGTATAAGTGAAGAGAATCTCGAGCGCATCTGGGAAAGGTTCTATAAAACCGACAAAGCGAGGGCGGGCAAGACAGGGATCGGGATCGGCCTTTCCATTGTGAAATCTATTATGGATTTACATGGATCGACTATCAAAGTGGAAAGTAAGGTCGGGGAAGGAACGGTGTTTAGTTTTGCATTGCCGTTGATGAAGCAAGAGTCGGACTATGAGAGAGAGGGTTGA